Below is a genomic region from Kribbella qitaiheensis.
AACAGTGTCCGGCCGCAAACCAGTGCGCCGAGTGAGGCCACCCACCGCCGCCAGTGTTCCGAGCTCGGCGGGGTCAGGTGGACAGCGAAGTCCTCAGCGGGAGTTGGGATCTCGACCTCGCCGTTTTGCAGCCAGTCGAACAACCGGCCGATGGTGTTGTCCTGCTTTGCGACGTACCCGTCGAGCGACATGATCGCCTGCGCGACTACCTTGCCCATGGTGCCTCCACTTTCTCAGGTGTGTTGTGGCCGGTAGATGTGAACCACGGTGCCGCTGGGAAACGGCAGGGCCTCGATGAGGTTCAGGTGCCTGGAGTCTGGCAGTTGGTCGAACAGGGCCTGTCCTGTTCCGAGCACCAAGGGCTGGACGAGGAGGCGGTATTCGTCGATCAGGTCGGCCGCGGCCAGAGCGCCGGCGAACCGTGCACCGCCCCACACGATCACGTCCGCGCCGGGTTCGGCCTTGATCGCGGCGATCTCGGTCGCGAGGTCGCCCCGCGCGACCCGGGTGACCGGCCAGGTCGCCTCTGCGTCGCTGAGCGTCTTGGAGAACACGACCTTGGGGATGTCGTTCATCGGGGTCGCGTACTCGTCGTCCGACTGCGGCCAGTACGACGACATCTCCTGGTACGACGTGCGGCCCATGAGGTGGGCGCCGGCCTTGCTGATCCGGTCGAGTTTCCACTGCTTGAGTTCGGCGTCGGGGATCGCGGTCCCGGGGTGCTCACGGTCGCTGCCGACGAACCCGTCCAGCGACATCGACATGTACAGAATGACGTTTCGCATGACCTATCTCTCCTCTGTCTTGTTCCCGTCGGGCCGACGGTCGTCGAACAGCTTCCCGAACCCTCGTACGGTCACCGGTGCTCCGGCGTGCTGGAGGACGGACCACAGGAGGACCTGGTTCGCCTGCAGAACGAGGCGTCCGGTCCGGGACTCCAAATGGTGGATGGCGCGAGCGGCTCGCAAGCCGTTCCCGCCGATGAATACTGCTTCGGCGCGGTGGCGGAGGTGCTGCGCGACCCACTCGACGACCATGGCCGGCTGGACTTGATCCGGGTCGTCGGGAAGGGCTGCCAGCCGAGCATCGACGACCTCGAAGCCCTGGCTGCGGAAGTACTCCGCGCCGAGCTCGTTGAGCGAGGACCCGAACCACGGCGGGTGGACGAGGCTGATGCGCTTGACCTGTCGGGATCGCAGCGCCGACACCGCTGACAGGGAGGTGGCGCACACCGGCACGTCCCACCGCTCCCGGAGTCGCCTGACGAGCGCGGACTCCTCGTCGTAGCCCAAGGCGTACCCCGAGCCCGTCGACGCGAAGGCGAGCACGTCCACGGCAGGCAGCAGCGCTGAAGCCTCCTCGTCGAGGGCCGTCGCGCCCGCCTGTGCCCGAAGGCCGTCCGGTGAGGTCGACGCGGCGTCACGAGAAGAACAGGACATCGCGTTCCGGGTCCTCGAGACCTCAACGCGGACCTGCCCCGGCGCCATGTCCGGCATCTCGGTCTCCGGACCAGGCGCCGCGTGGGGTGTGAGTACGCCCACCGTGAACACCTTGTCGAAGTCCATGCCCCGACCCTCGCAGGGTGAGCGGGCGCCATCAAGATCGAGTTGCTGCACGCGATGCGTAGCATCGCTTCACGATGCCGGGACGTTGAGTTGCGTGAGCTGCGCTTGTTCCTGGTGCTCGCCGAGGAGCTGCACGCCGAGCTCGTCCCCGCGGTGGCGGGCCTCGCCGTATCCCGCAACTGATGGTTGTGTTGCATGGCCTGCAGCCTGAACCTGCTCGACGCCTCCGGCTATTCACCTCCAGTCGATGACGGTGCGGTAGACCGCCTCGAAGCAGTGGTCCCGAGCCGGACCACCTGGAGCCAACTGAGCCTAAGGTCTTGGTCATGAGTGAACGTGTTTTCGTCCCGGACGACTTCGTTGCGCCGATCGAGTTTGCCGGACCGGGGTTCCGGCTCGAGCCGCTCGGCCCGCAGCACAACGTCTCCGATCACGCGGCCTGGAGTGGCAGCATCGAATACATCCGGGCGACCGCCGAGATGGGCAACTGGCCGCCGGTGGAGGGGTTGTCGCTGGAGAAGAACCTGGCCGACCTCGACCGCCATGCCGCCGATTTCGCGGCTCGCCGCGGCTTCACCTACACGGTGCTGGAGCCGGGGACGAGCACGGTCATCGGGTGTGTGTACATCTACCCGGCCAAGGAAGCGGAGTACGACGCTCGTCTCAACACCTGGGTGCGAGCCGATCGGGCCGAGTTGGACGAGGTTCTGCACCGAACCGTCGTGGACTGGATCAGCACCTGGCCGCTAGGCACGCTGCGGCATCGGTGAGGCGAGTTGACCCACTCCCGCCATGTACTACGCGCTCGTCAACGGCGCCCCCGCCATCCTCTTCGTGGTCGGCGACCAGGTCGTCGGCGCCGTGACGTTCGACGTCGCCGACGGCAGGATCGCGACCGTGCGCGGCATCGCCGCCCCCACCCGCCTCGCCCGCCTCATCGAAGCCTGGCGGCAGCACGAACCGGACAGGCCACTCATCACTCACTGGTAATGCGGATGCTGCGCGAACACGACGACAGGCCGCCGGGGATGGTAATTCCGGTGCAGCGATGAACTGCGAGCCCTAGATTGTGTGGATGAACCTTTCGCAGCTCGGCGCGCCGATCGGGCCGGTGATCCGCGTCCACGGTGGGTTCGCCAACCGGATGTACCGGCTCGACACCGACCAGGGGTCGTTCGCGGTGAAGGAGTTGAACCTCGTCGACCGCCGCTGGACCTACCGCGTCGAGGACGTGTTCAGGTTCGAGCGGGCGGCCTTCGCTGCCGGCATACCGATGCCAGAGCCGATCTCGGCCGACCACCAAACGCTTGTCCACCGATGGGTCGAGGGGGAGAAGGTGCCGGAAGCGCCGGTGTCGGCGGCGTACGCGTTCGAGGTCGGTGAGATCCTCGCGCGCATCCACGCGCTCGACGTCGAGTGGACCCACGGGTCGATCGAGGACCCGGCCTCACGGGACTGGCCCGAGCTTGCCGAGCGGGCGGCGGCGACCGGACAGCCGTGGGCCGACGAACTCGCCTCCCGCGTCGAGATGTTCCTCGCGATTGCCCACTTCGTCGACAGCTGCCAACGGCCGGGCCCCGTCGTGCTGACCCACAAGGACATCCAACCGTGGAACCTGCTCGCTCGAGACGGCCGGCCGGTGGTGCTCGACTGGGAGCTCTCGGGGAGGCTCGACCTGTCCGGTGAGCTCGGCTCGACCGCGCTGAGTCTCGCGAAGGGACCTGGCTTCGACAACATCGAGCCCACCATCTTCCGCTCGGTCCTCGACGGCTACGTCGCAGCAGGCGGAGTGCTGCCACCGTCGGGTCCAAGCTGGTTCGTGTTCATGATCGGCGGCTGGCTGGGGCACACGAGGTGGAACATTCTCCGCTGCCTCGCCGGTGTCGAGGCGAGCACCGGCCCTGACCTCGCGCTGTCGCACGAGTCCGTGCGCAACGGCGTACGCGGCCTCCCCGACCTGTTCGGCCGACTTCCGGAACTCGAGACGCTGCTCGTGTGACAGGTACTGGCGGTCTGGTCAGAATGTGGCGATCGGGTTGACTGGGCTGCCGGAGGTGCCGGCGAAGCGGACTGGGGCGACGGCTAGGTGGAAGTCCCACTGGTTGAGCTCGGCAGCTGTTGTTGCGCAGGCCTCGAGGTCGCAGTTGTCGAGTAGCCATAGGCCCATCGCGACGAGGCTTACGGCGTGGACCGGCATCAATATGTCTTCGTAGCCTGACGGCTGGACGTCTTGGGGGGTGTCGGCGGCGATCAGCGCGACCTGCCGTTCATGTAGCCACGGCAGGCAGGACGCGTGCCAGCCGGCCTGCGTGAAACCGCCGGCATCGCCGGCCTCGTGCCGGGCGCGGCCGTAGCCGGTCCGCAGGAGTACCGCGTCGCCGGGCCGCACCTGCACACCTTGGCACCGCTCGGCCTCTTCGAGATCTTCGGGGAACACACCCTGGCCCGGTTCGAGCCACGGCACGTGGCGGGCCCTCGCGATGTCGAGCAGGACGCCACGCGTGACGATGCCGTTCGCCGCTGCCGTGACAGCCGCCCAGGCCGATCCCGTTGCGGCGTCGACCAGCGAGTGCGACCGCCCGTTGTACATCGTGCCGTCCCAGAAGATGTGGCACGGCGAGTCGATGTGGGTGATCGTGTTGCCGTGGAACATGATGCCGAGTCGCTCGTTCGAGAAGCCCCAGCGGCGGTCGTTGCGGAAGGCGGCCACCGGCATGTTCTCGGCACCCGGCATGTCGGCGGCGCACGGGCACGTCGTTGTCGAGCGCTCCATTTCTTCCGGTACGGCGACCTCCCAGGCGCACGACACGCTCCTGCCGTGGCGCACGGCCCGTGCCGCCGCCAGCCGGACGTCGTCGGTGATGTGGTTCAGAGTGCCGCGCTCGTCGTCGTCGCCCCACCGTCCCCAGTTCGACAGCGTGTCGAAGTACCTGAGCACTTCGTCCTGTGTGGGTAGCGATCGCCCTGCCGTCATCCCAGCATCAACTCCTCGTCTCGCGGCTCAACAGCACTTACGCAGCGACCGGTTCCGTCCTCATTCCTCTCCTTGTTGGCGATCAGCGGGAACGCGAACAGCAGGGTACGTGCGCATGTCAGGCAGTCTCGGCAACGCCGCCTCATCGGCCCGGCACGCGCGACCCTGTAGCCGAGCCGTCAGGACTTGTTCCCAGCTCTACGGAGCGCAGATGGTTTGTGGACCGCGGTACCCCAACGGACGGAGGAGAACAGCGAAACTTATGCAGAGGTTCTGCGCGCCGGCGATCGGGTACCGAACGCCAATGACGAACCTCTCACGCCGCACGGTCACGGGACTGCTTGCCGGCGGCATCATTGTTTTCGCCGCGATCTGGGGCGTAGTGGTGCTGTGGTCGCCGTCGGTTGCCGGGGTGCTCGAGGTCGCTCCCGCCATCTCCGCGACCGACAGCCCACCCGTGAGTCCTGGCGTCGGATCTGCGGCGACGCCGAACCCGGAGCCGAGCGGATCGGCAGACGGAGACCGCGACGACTGGTCGGGCATCGGCTGGCTCGGATTCGGACTACTGATCCCGGTGGTGGTCGTGGGCGGCGTCATTCTTGCCAAGCGCCGCGCGAGAGCGACCCCGGACGACCCGCGGCCCGCCGACCCGCGCCGGACACCCGGCCTTCCCTGAGTGGTCCCTAGTCTCTCGGTACTCGCAGCGATCGTCAGTGGTTCCTACCACCTGCGTCTACTCGGCCATCCCCAGTTCTGCGCGCTCCCAGACGCGGTGACAGCCGATGGCTGCGAACAGTTCGGTGGTGTAGGGCTTGGCCATCGACTCGGCGAGAAGAATGCCGGGCGCGGTCGTGTCGATGCCGGCCGCTGTGAGGACCTGGTCCCCGTTGCCCCAGGCACCGATGACCTTGCAGTGCCGGAAGAGTTCGCCGAGTAGGACGGTCAGTTTGATGTTCTTGAGGTCGGGGTTGCCTGCCGCGACCACCAAAGCGTCGTACTCGATGGAGCGGCTGGTCAGGAGAGTCCGCTCGACGGTTTGCGTGGAGCGCGCCGTCTTGATGGTGCCGCCGGCAGGAGCGAGCAACCGGAGTACAGCGCCTTGCGCTTCGACCGCGCGGCGAAGCTTGTTGATGCCGGCCAGATCGGCGCCGTCAGCGGCGACGACGCCGATGACCCGTCCCGCGATCGGTCCAGGCACCGTGATGATCTGGGACAGGGCAGGAGAGGTGACGGCAGCCGCCGTCGGTGCTCCGCCCGGGGCCGCGAGTCCGAGACCTTTCGCGACTGCGCTGCAGAGGTCGGTGTCGACGTTGGCCAGTACGCCGAGCATTCGCTCGCGGATCGGCTGTTCGAAGCACTTACCGAGCTCGAAGGTGAAGGCCTCGATGATGTGGCTGCGCTCGACCTCGGTCATGCTGGCCCAGAACAGGGTGGCTTGGGAGAAGTGGTCGGAGAAGGATGCCGGGCTCTCGCGCACCTTCGGGCCACTGACCTCGCGAGGTACGTGAACGAAGGCGCCTTCGCTCGCCTCGGCGGGTACGGGTTCCCCTTCCTGGCCGAGACTGTTCGGCAAGTACGGAGCCACGCCGTGGGGCACCGCGGTCTGGTGCATGCCATCACGCAGGTTGTCGTTGACTGCCGCGTGCGGGCAGTTGATCGGCAACTGGGTGAAGTTCGGGCCGCCGAGCCGGGTGAGTTGGGTGTCCAGGTAGGAGAACAGGCGGGCCTGCATCAGCGGATCGTCGGTCACCTCGATACCCGGTACCAGGTTCCCGGTGTGGAAGGCGACCTGCTCGGTTTCGGCGAAGTAGTTCGTCGGATTCCGGTCAAGGGTCAGTTTGCCGACGAGCTGGACCTCGCACAGCTCCTCCGGAACGATCTTCGTCGGGTCGAGCAGGTCGAGGCCTTCGAAGGTCTGGTCGACCGAGTCGGGCATGATCTGCAGACCGAGTTCGTACTCGAACGGTGCACCGGCATCGATGCCGTCGGCCAGATCGCGGCGGTGGAAATCCGGGTCGACGCCGGCGGCGATCTGAGCTTCCTCCCAGACGAGCGAGTGGACGCCGGCGATGGGCTTCCAATGGAACTTGACCAGACACGTCTCGCCGTCGGCGCTGACGAGGCGGAACGTATGGACCCCGAAACCCTCCATGGTCCGGAAGGAGCGCGGGATCCCACGGTCGGACATCGCCCACATCACGTGGTGGGTCGCCTCGGTGTGCAGCGAGACGAAATCCCAGAACGTGTCGTGAGCG
It encodes:
- a CDS encoding dihydrofolate reductase family protein; amino-acid sequence: MRNVILYMSMSLDGFVGSDREHPGTAIPDAELKQWKLDRISKAGAHLMGRTSYQEMSSYWPQSDDEYATPMNDIPKVVFSKTLSDAEATWPVTRVARGDLATEIAAIKAEPGADVIVWGGARFAGALAAADLIDEYRLLVQPLVLGTGQALFDQLPDSRHLNLIEALPFPSGTVVHIYRPQHT
- a CDS encoding maleate cis-trans isomerase family protein, encoding MDFDKVFTVGVLTPHAAPGPETEMPDMAPGQVRVEVSRTRNAMSCSSRDAASTSPDGLRAQAGATALDEEASALLPAVDVLAFASTGSGYALGYDEESALVRRLRERWDVPVCATSLSAVSALRSRQVKRISLVHPPWFGSSLNELGAEYFRSQGFEVVDARLAALPDDPDQVQPAMVVEWVAQHLRHRAEAVFIGGNGLRAARAIHHLESRTGRLVLQANQVLLWSVLQHAGAPVTVRGFGKLFDDRRPDGNKTEER
- a CDS encoding N-acetyltransferase; the protein is MSERVFVPDDFVAPIEFAGPGFRLEPLGPQHNVSDHAAWSGSIEYIRATAEMGNWPPVEGLSLEKNLADLDRHAADFAARRGFTYTVLEPGTSTVIGCVYIYPAKEAEYDARLNTWVRADRAELDEVLHRTVVDWISTWPLGTLRHR
- a CDS encoding phosphotransferase family protein, yielding MNLSQLGAPIGPVIRVHGGFANRMYRLDTDQGSFAVKELNLVDRRWTYRVEDVFRFERAAFAAGIPMPEPISADHQTLVHRWVEGEKVPEAPVSAAYAFEVGEILARIHALDVEWTHGSIEDPASRDWPELAERAAATGQPWADELASRVEMFLAIAHFVDSCQRPGPVVLTHKDIQPWNLLARDGRPVVLDWELSGRLDLSGELGSTALSLAKGPGFDNIEPTIFRSVLDGYVAAGGVLPPSGPSWFVFMIGGWLGHTRWNILRCLAGVEASTGPDLALSHESVRNGVRGLPDLFGRLPELETLLV
- a CDS encoding cyclase family protein — translated: MTAGRSLPTQDEVLRYFDTLSNWGRWGDDDERGTLNHITDDVRLAAARAVRHGRSVSCAWEVAVPEEMERSTTTCPCAADMPGAENMPVAAFRNDRRWGFSNERLGIMFHGNTITHIDSPCHIFWDGTMYNGRSHSLVDAATGSAWAAVTAAANGIVTRGVLLDIARARHVPWLEPGQGVFPEDLEEAERCQGVQVRPGDAVLLRTGYGRARHEAGDAGGFTQAGWHASCLPWLHERQVALIAADTPQDVQPSGYEDILMPVHAVSLVAMGLWLLDNCDLEACATTAAELNQWDFHLAVAPVRFAGTSGSPVNPIATF
- a CDS encoding catalase, which translates into the protein MPPKRKTSGTSRGFTTEPIAPAQRPDDRPVEAAKGRLQTSALLTTAQGVRLPDTDHSLKAGPRGPSLMDDFHLREKITHFDHERIPERVVHARGAAAHGTFTAYGNAASATKAGFLQRGRETPVFVRFSTVLGSRGSADTVRDVRGFAVKFYTDEGNFDLVGNNMPVFFIQDGIKFPDVIHAAKPHPDREIPQAQSAHDTFWDFVSLHTEATHHVMWAMSDRGIPRSFRTMEGFGVHTFRLVSADGETCLVKFHWKPIAGVHSLVWEEAQIAAGVDPDFHRRDLADGIDAGAPFEYELGLQIMPDSVDQTFEGLDLLDPTKIVPEELCEVQLVGKLTLDRNPTNYFAETEQVAFHTGNLVPGIEVTDDPLMQARLFSYLDTQLTRLGGPNFTQLPINCPHAAVNDNLRDGMHQTAVPHGVAPYLPNSLGQEGEPVPAEASEGAFVHVPREVSGPKVRESPASFSDHFSQATLFWASMTEVERSHIIEAFTFELGKCFEQPIRERMLGVLANVDTDLCSAVAKGLGLAAPGGAPTAAAVTSPALSQIITVPGPIAGRVIGVVAADGADLAGINKLRRAVEAQGAVLRLLAPAGGTIKTARSTQTVERTLLTSRSIEYDALVVAAGNPDLKNIKLTVLLGELFRHCKVIGAWGNGDQVLTAAGIDTTAPGILLAESMAKPYTTELFAAIGCHRVWERAELGMAE